In the genome of Paenibacillus pabuli, the window ATGTCATACGTACGCACTTCACCATTACGCAGTTCGGATACTTGTGTAGGTGCAGAGATGCTGATTTCATCCAGTCCATCATGACTCGCTACGACCAAAGCTCTTTTCAGCCCCAGACGATTCAGCACTTCAGCGATCATCGGTGTCCGGCTTCGATCGTATAAACCAAGTAATTGTCGATCCGCTCCCGCAGGATTGGTTAGAGGTCCCAGCATGTTAAAGACCGTACGCACACCCAGCTCTTTTCTTGGTGCAGCAGCATGTTTCATAGAAGGATGGTACACCTGAGCAAAACAGAAACAGATTCCGATCTCATCGAGACATTGTCTCGCCTGCTCTCCGTCCAGATGAATATTCACGCCCAATGCTTCAAGTACATCCGCACTGCCTGCCTTGCCTGAGGCAGAGCGATTACCATGCTTCGCCACCCGGACAGAAACTGCTGAAGCAATGATCGCCGATGCCGTTGAAATATTGAACTTATGAATGCCCGAACCCCCTGTTCCACAGGTGTCCAGCAGTCCATTACCATCGGTCAGAATTCTTCCGCCCTGTCCACGCATGGCTTCGGCAAACCCCGTGATTTCATCCACCGTTTCCCCCTTCATCCGCAAGCCCATAAGCAAACCTCCGATTTGAGCCGGAGTGGCCTCACCTCTCATGATGGAGTACATCAAGTCACGTGCTTCCGCCTGCTCCAGATCGCTGCCCTCCAAAATTTTGGCAAGGCCATTTTTCATGCCTTCCGCATGACTAACTTCAGTTGCGAAGCGCTCGGATTCTTCATTCATGACAGGGTTCATGTTCATTTCCGGTCTCTCCTCTCTCAGTTTTGTGCAGCCGTGGCTGGGGTAACAAAATAATCGGCGTTGGCAAGTTTCAAGGTATGATCCTTTTCTTTGGCAGGAAACATCGCTTCTGCTGTACGAATCGCTTTCAGCAGTGCTTTGGCTTTATTTACGGTTTCTTCATATTCATTCTCAGGCACCGAATCCCATACGATTCCGGCTCCAGCCTGCACATAAGCTTTTCCCTTTTTGAAAATAATCGTACGGATCGTAATACAGGAATCCATGTTGCCCGAGAAACCCAGATAACCAATCGCACCTGCATAAGCACCCCGTGCTTCTTTTTCCAGTTCCGCGATAATCTCCATCGCACGCAGCTTCGGCGCACCGGATACCGTACCCGCTGGCAAACATGAAAGAAATGCATCAAAAAAATCCTTGTCTTCTCTAAGCTCGCCTGTAACATTGGACACCATGTGCATGACGTGGGAATATCGTTCAATTTCCATGAACATGTCACATTTCACACTTCCGAAGTTAGAGACGCGTCCCAGATCATTACGTCCCAGATCGACAAGCATCAGGTGTTCTGCACGTTCCTTCTCATCCTGCAGCAGATCTGCGGCCAATGCGCGATCTTCCGCTTCTGTTGCTCCTCTTGGGCGAGTCCCCGCAATCGGCCGTGTCTCTACACGGTTTCCATCCACTTTTACCAATGCTTCAGGGGAAGTCCCCACAATAATTTCATCGTCCATCTTCAGATAATACATGTAGGGTGACGGATTCAGCGTCCGAAGCACGCGATATACATGCAGCGGAGATACTTCAGTATCAATATGGAAACGTTGGGATAATACGACTTGGAAAATATCTCCTGCCCGAATGTACTCTTTGGCCTGTTCTACATTCCCGATAAACTGTTCCTTCGTGAGGTTGGATTGAATGTCCCCCAGTTCCACGTCTCCTGGAATGGAACGTGGGTTCAGGTTCTCCCCTGGTCCTTGCTGCTGCAAACGTTCAGCCGCCTGTTCCAGCTTCTCAGAAGTTAAAGCATACGCTTGACGGATATCATCATCCGTTGCACCATCTTTCACGTGTACATTGCCCACAAGCAGCATCTGCTGCTTCACATGGTCAAACACGATAATCTGGTCACAGAACATGAAGCGGATATCATCCATTTTCAGATCATCCAGCGCATGGGCCGGAAGCTTCTCATAATATTGCAGCAGATCGTATCCAAAGAAACCTATTGCCCCGCCTGTAAATGGCGGCAGTTCATCATCTTTCGGACTACGATACTTACGCAGCAATGCTTTGAGTTCTTCAATTGGCTTGCCCGGTAGTTCTCGAATCTGTCCCGCTTCTTCTACCACGATCCGGCCTTTTTTGGCGGAGATCATCAGGAACGGATCTGTACCGATGAAGGAATATCTCGCCCATTGAATTCCACCCTCCACACTTTCCAGCAGAAATGCCCGGTCGTTGTCAGCATAACGGCGGAAAATCCGAATCGGGGTCTCCATGTCTGCCAGAATCCGTTTGACTACCGGAATCAGATTATATTCATTCGACATTTTCAGTACTTGATTAACGTTTGGCGTTATCATCAGATCACGTCCTTTCAGATTTATATAAGTTCAACTAAAGAGGTTTACACTGAGCACTCCGATGACAGAACAACCTTCCGATCGCTGTTATCCCCAGATTTTTTGATTCCCTTTCTAAAGGGAAAATCCGGTGATAAAGGAGAACGCTCCGCTTCTTCAGGTTATTTCTGTCCTCTCCGTTTTTGTGTAAAAAGTTTAGTTGAACCTATATGGGTAGAAGAAACAATTCAATATACAACAAAAAACCTCTACCATCAGGTAGAGGTTTGGTTATAAGCTGTTTCAACAGGTTGGTGCTTCATAAATAACAAGTCCCTATACATACATCCATACCGAATTATCACACAGGTTGTTGTACGGATGTCTCATACA includes:
- the trpD gene encoding anthranilate phosphoribosyltransferase; the protein is MKNGLAKILEGSDLEQAEARDLMYSIMRGEATPAQIGGLLMGLRMKGETVDEITGFAEAMRGQGGRILTDGNGLLDTCGTGGSGIHKFNISTASAIIASAVSVRVAKHGNRSASGKAGSADVLEALGVNIHLDGEQARQCLDEIGICFCFAQVYHPSMKHAAAPRKELGVRTVFNMLGPLTNPAGADRQLLGLYDRSRTPMIAEVLNRLGLKRALVVASHDGLDEISISAPTQVSELRNGEVRTYDIDPRDMGLSLYPLESVLGGDAAQNAEIIKRIFQGERSAYRDVVLLNAGACIYVSGLANTIAEGVLMATEAVDSGKAAGKLEQLIHTTEAYSHVS
- the trpE gene encoding anthranilate synthase component I, coding for MITPNVNQVLKMSNEYNLIPVVKRILADMETPIRIFRRYADNDRAFLLESVEGGIQWARYSFIGTDPFLMISAKKGRIVVEEAGQIRELPGKPIEELKALLRKYRSPKDDELPPFTGGAIGFFGYDLLQYYEKLPAHALDDLKMDDIRFMFCDQIIVFDHVKQQMLLVGNVHVKDGATDDDIRQAYALTSEKLEQAAERLQQQGPGENLNPRSIPGDVELGDIQSNLTKEQFIGNVEQAKEYIRAGDIFQVVLSQRFHIDTEVSPLHVYRVLRTLNPSPYMYYLKMDDEIIVGTSPEALVKVDGNRVETRPIAGTRPRGATEAEDRALAADLLQDEKERAEHLMLVDLGRNDLGRVSNFGSVKCDMFMEIERYSHVMHMVSNVTGELREDKDFFDAFLSCLPAGTVSGAPKLRAMEIIAELEKEARGAYAGAIGYLGFSGNMDSCITIRTIIFKKGKAYVQAGAGIVWDSVPENEYEETVNKAKALLKAIRTAEAMFPAKEKDHTLKLANADYFVTPATAAQN